The DNA sequence GGCGCGGCAGGCGCGCAGGTGGGCCATCGTGCCCTCGGGGCGGGTGAAGTCGATCAGGTAGTCGGCCTGCGCCAGCGCGGCGGGGATGTCCGCGCTGATGGCCACCCCGGTGGCCTGGCCCAGGAAGGCGCCGGCGTCCTGCCCCAGGGCGGGGCTGTCGGGGCGGTCGAGGGCGGCCACGAGCTGGCAGTCGTCGGCGGCCAGCACGGCCTCGATCAGCATGCGGCCCATGCGGCCGGAGCTTCCGGCAATGGCGATACGGTGGGTCATGGTGGAGACGCTCGCGTAGGACGGGTCAGGGAAGGGAGGCGGCTCAGCCGCCGGAGGGTTCCAGCGGCGGGTAGCTGCGCAGCGGCGCCGGCGGGGGCGTCTCCTCGGCCGGGCGCGGCGCGGGCGCCGGCAGGGCCTTGAGCTGTTCCTCGGTCAGCGCCAGCTGCGGCACCTTGCGCGAGCGCTTGAAGGTGTCGATCGAGTCGACGAACTCCTTCTCGCTCGGCAGGTCGTCGGCCTCCAGGCGGGTGAGCTGCTCGCCGTCGAACCAGGCGGTGACCCGGCGCCGCTGCGGCTGCGCGCCCTGGCGCCGGATCGTGAACAGGTAGTCCCAGCGGTCGGCGTGGAAGATGTCGGTCAGCAGCGGCGAGCCGAGGATGTCGCGCACCTGGGTGCGGCTCATGCCCGGCCGGATCGCGGCGGCCATCTCCCGCGTGACCACGTTGCCCTGCACCACCTCGACGCGGTAGGGGGTGATGACGCCCAGGAAGTTGTCTTCGGTGGACTGCAGCGAGCTGCAGGCCGCGAGGCTGCCCAGGGTGACGGCCAGACCGGCCCGGCAGGCCCAACTGAGGATGAGGGACATACTGTAGGGATATGGGAGCTTGAGGTAAGGCAAAGCCCGCAACCTCGATATGATGCGCGGATTCTACCGGCGGGCTGCTGCACCGGCAGCCAGCGGGCCGGATGCGGACGGAGCCGCCCATGACCAACGTCGACGAACTCAAGAGCAGCGGCCTGAAGGCCACCTTGCCCCGCCTGAAGATTCTCGAGGTCTTCCAGACCAGCAAGCAACGCCACATGACGGCGGAAGACGTCTACAAGGCCCTGCTGTCCGACGGGTCGGACATCGGCCTGGCCACCGTCTACCGCGTGCTGATGCAGTTCGAGCAGGCGGGCCTGCTGTCGCGCAACCACTTCGAACCCGGCAAGGCGGTCTTCGAGCTCAACGAAGGCAAGCACCACGACCACCTGGTGTGCGTGTCCTGCGGGCGCGTCGAGGAGTTCTACGACGCCGAGATCGAGCGTCGCCAGCAGGAAATCGCCAAGGAACGCGGCTACGAGCTGCAGGACCATTCGCTGTCGCTGTACGTGGTGTGCAGCGACTGCAAGGGCAAGGGCGGCAACGCGCTGCACCATCACCACGGCGAGCGCTGACCCCGGCCGGCCCGCCGGCGGCTACTCGCCGCGCAGCATCGCGCGCTGGTGGCGCTCGATGAACTCCTTGTAGGTGTCGATGCCGCGCAGCTGCAGGATGGTGTTGCGCACCGCGGCCTCGACCAGCACGGCCAGGTTGCGCCCGGCGTCCACCGCGATCACCACCTTGCGGATCGGCACGCCCAGGATCTCCTCGTACAGCGGCTCGTGCGGCAGGCGCTCGAAGTCGCGCTCGAGCGTGTCCTTGCGCACCAGGTGCACGATCAGCTTCAGGCGCATCTTCCGCCGCACCGCGGTTTCGCCGAAGATGGCCTTGATGTCGAGCAGGCCGATGCCGCGCACCTCGAGCAGGTTCATCAGCAGCTCGGGGCAGCGGCCCTCGATCGCGGTCTGCGAGACGCGGTAGAAGTCGACCGCGTCGTCGGCCACCAGGCCGTTGCCGCGCGAGATCAGCTCCAGCCCCAGCTCGCTCTTGCCCAGCCCCGATTCGCCGGTCAGCAGCACGCCCAGCCCGAGGATGTCCATGAACACCCCGTGCCGCGTGGTGCGCTCGGCGAAGTGCATCGCCAGGTAGCTGCGCAGCACGTCGATCACGAAGCCGGCCGACTCCTGCGTGACGAACAGGGGGATCTCGGCGCGGTCGCACATCGCGACCAGCTGGTCCGGCGGCGTCTGGCCGTCGGCCACCACCACGACCGGCGGCTCCAGCGTGACGATGCGGGCGATGCGCCGCGCCTGGTCTTCCGGCGAGTCCGCGCTCAGGTAGCGCACCTCGCGGTGGCCGACGATCTGTACCCGGTAGGGGTGGATGTAGTTCAGGTAGCCGACCAGGTCGGCGGCGGACTGGGCGTCGCGCACGGCCACCTCGTCGAAGCGGCGCTCGGGGTGCGCGTGGCCGGCGATCCAGTGCCACTTCAGCGTGGACCGCTGGGCTTCGAACAGGGCCTCGGCGCTGATGACGGTCGGTTTCAAGCGGCGCGGGGCGGGCAGTC is a window from the Caldimonas thermodepolymerans genome containing:
- the hprK gene encoding HPr(Ser) kinase/phosphatase translates to MKPTVISAEALFEAQRSTLKWHWIAGHAHPERRFDEVAVRDAQSAADLVGYLNYIHPYRVQIVGHREVRYLSADSPEDQARRIARIVTLEPPVVVVADGQTPPDQLVAMCDRAEIPLFVTQESAGFVIDVLRSYLAMHFAERTTRHGVFMDILGLGVLLTGESGLGKSELGLELISRGNGLVADDAVDFYRVSQTAIEGRCPELLMNLLEVRGIGLLDIKAIFGETAVRRKMRLKLIVHLVRKDTLERDFERLPHEPLYEEILGVPIRKVVIAVDAGRNLAVLVEAAVRNTILQLRGIDTYKEFIERHQRAMLRGE
- the fur gene encoding ferric iron uptake transcriptional regulator: MTNVDELKSSGLKATLPRLKILEVFQTSKQRHMTAEDVYKALLSDGSDIGLATVYRVLMQFEQAGLLSRNHFEPGKAVFELNEGKHHDHLVCVSCGRVEEFYDAEIERRQQEIAKERGYELQDHSLSLYVVCSDCKGKGGNALHHHHGER
- a CDS encoding outer membrane protein assembly factor BamE, with amino-acid sequence MSLILSWACRAGLAVTLGSLAACSSLQSTEDNFLGVITPYRVEVVQGNVVTREMAAAIRPGMSRTQVRDILGSPLLTDIFHADRWDYLFTIRRQGAQPQRRRVTAWFDGEQLTRLEADDLPSEKEFVDSIDTFKRSRKVPQLALTEEQLKALPAPAPRPAEETPPPAPLRSYPPLEPSGG